GGAAGCAAGAGGGATTTCAACCGCACTGGGAAGTTTAAACCGACTCATCCGAGCCTTAAATGATATGAAAGAACGGGCAAAGAATCTTCTTCAATGGTCCTTGTTTCGAGAAAGCCAACTGATGGAACGGATGGTGTTCTTACATCAGCCAACCTTAGCGGATTATCTGAGAAACTATTGTGATAAGAGAAATGCAGTTGCAGAATCCTACGCTTATGGAACACAAAAGGCGAAGAATACAAATCTGAAACAATTTGCAGAGACGATCCGCTTTCTGGAAGAGCAGGATGTGAGAACCCCAGAACAGCTGACAGAGAAAATCCAGGAATTAGATACTCAGCTAAAAGAGGTAAGTCAGCGATTGAATCAACAACTGTCTGCTTTGCGAAGTGTCAACAGCAATCTTTATGCAATGAAAGAGTATTTTGAAACAAGACCTGTTTATCTGGAATTAAAGAACAAATATTTTGGCAGGGAAAAATTCAAAGAGGAACATAAGAAGGAACTTAGCGGATATTATCGTTCGGAAAGAATCTTAAAAGAAAATCTAGATCCAAGTGGGAAGATTCCGGAAGGACAATGGAAACGAGAAGCCGCCCGTTTATCAGAAGAGATAGCTGCTTTACGAAAAGAAGATAAACGGATCTATGCCATGTTACGAAAGTATGAGGAAGTCAAAAATCATGTGGAAGCTTTGATGGCAGAGGAAGGAGAAGGTGTCTCTCTTCCAGAAACAAACAAACGGGAGCAATCCACAGAAACAAAAGAAGCAGTGAGAACCATGAAACGAAAGAAGAAACATCATGGAATGGAGTTATAGGAGGAATTTTAGAAGATGGAAGAATATACAAGAGAACAGATTCAAAGAGCAGATGATACTGATTTATATGTTTTTCTTTCTGGGAGAGGAGAACAGTTCAAACGATGTGGGAAGGAATACCGATGGTTGCGACATGACAGTGTGATGATCAACAAGAACGAATGGTATCGTTTTAGTCAGAATAAAGGTGGTCATGCCATCGATTTTATGAAAGAATTTTACGGTCTTTCTTTTGCAGAGGCAGTTAAAGAATTATTAGGAGAAGAGGGAGTTGGAGAAACCAACAGAAGAACGGACAAGGAAGATGCAGGCAGACAGAAGGTCTGCCCCATCCCCTTGCCTGGATTGGAATTGCCAGAAAGAAATGAAAGCTGTGAGATTGCAAGGAAGTATCTCATTGAGCAGAGGAAACTATCGGAATGGCTGATAGATCAGATGATTGCAAAGGGGGATATTTATGAAAGTAAAAACTATCACAATGTGGTATTCGTCGGAAGAGACAAAGAACAGAATCCTAGATATGCAGCTATGCGGGGAACCGATGAGAACCGATATCGTGGGGAGGCAAGAGGTTCGGAAAAAGCCTATGGATTTGGCCATATAGGAACGGATGAAAAACTGTTTGTGTTTGAATCCCCCATTGATCTTTTGTCTTATATCACTGCAGTTCCGGAAGACTGGGGAAAGCATAGTTATATTTCTCTGGGCGGATTGAGTGAAAAAGCAATGAAACGGATGTATACAGAATATCCTCATATTCATTCCATCTACTTGTGTCTGGATAATGATGAGCCTGGAAATGAGAGATGCACGCAGTTTGTTTCTCTTATTCCGAAGGAACTGAGTGTGTACCGATTAGAACCGGTGAAGAAAGACTGGAATGAATGTCTGGTAGCAGAAGTTCCAGTAGAAAATATGGCAAAGCAGATGTGTTGGAGAGATGCCAGGGAAAAACCAGTTCCGGTCATGAAAATGTCGGAGGTTGAGGAAACGGTGGTCCAGTGGTTATGGTATCCCTTCATTCCCTTTGGAAAGGTTACTTTGATCCAAGGGAATCCGGGAAAAGGAAAAACATGGCTTGCAATGGCAATTGCCGCATACTGTACCAACGGAAAGGAACTTCCCAATGCACTTCCGATAGAACCCTTTAATGTGTTGTATCAAACAGCAGAGGATGGGATTGCAGATACCATTAAACCCAGATTAGCAAAATGTGGTGCAGATATGACAAGGGTACGATTCATCAATGAAGAAGAAAAACAGCTTTCTATGACGGACGATCGGATTGAAAAAGCCATCCGACAGAATAATGTACGACTCATGATCATGGATCCCATACAGGCTTATCTGGGAGCCAATGTGGATATGAACCGGGCAAATGAGATCCGTCCCTTATTTCGACATCTCAGTACGATTGCAGAGAGAACTGGATGTGCCATTGTTCTCATTGGACATTTGAATAAGTCGTCGGGAAGTCAGAGTGATTACCGTTCCCTGGGATCCATTGATATCGCAGCGGCAGTACGAAGCATCTTATTTGTAGAAAAGGTGGAAAAAGAGAAGGAACAGGATATCCGAGTGGTATATCAGCAAAAGGATTCTCTTGCTAAAAAAGAAAATCCGGTAGCGTTTTCTTTAGGAGAAAAAGGCTTAAAATGGTTAGGAGAATACGATATATCCATTGAAGATCTGCTAATGGGAAAAGCAGGAACGAAAAAGGAAACGAAACTGGAAAAGGCACAGAAATTGATCCTGGAGTTATTAACCAAACGAAAAGTGATGTGTTTAGAAGAATTAGAGGCGGAACTACTTGCCTATGGGATTTCTTCCAGAACAGGAAGAGATGCAAGAAAGCAGCTGGAAAACAGATTGAGCTACGACTGGTGTCAGGGAAGAAAAACAGTTGCGTTAATCACAGAATAAAAGATGACATTGGCAAAAAAATACTTTGGCATTGGCAGTCTTTATAGATACCTTTGCCAGCCGCCAATGTCAAAAACAAAGATAATAGAAGGAGGCATACAAATGACAAGTTATGATATACCTTATTGGAAGAAGTATACATTATCCATTGAAGAGGCAGCATCCTATTTTCGTATTGGAGAAGGAAAGCTTCGTAAGTTAGTCAGTGACAATCCAAATGCAGAGTATTTGCTTTGGAATGGGAATCGTGTATAGATAAAACGAACAAGATTTGAAAAATTTATTGATACACTCAGTGCGATATAAAATGAAATTTAAAAGAAGGAGGTGTTCGAATTAGGGGTTACATGATATACTAACAATATCATGTTGCGTCCCCTTGGAGGTAGGATATGATTTCAAAGAGACGTGATGATAAAGGCAGAGTTCTCCAGCAAGGAGAATGGCAGGAACCAAGTGGACGTTACCGCTATAAATATACAGATTCACTTGGTAAGCGTAAAATATTATATAGTTGGAGATTGACAGAAGCAGATAAGATGCCGGAAGGTAAACGGGCAGATCTTTCTCTCAGGGAAAAAGAAAGAAAAGTTCAGTCCTTACAGATGCAAGGGATTACAGGAAGTAACATTACAGTGCTTGAACTTGTGGAACGATATCTTTCCCTGAAAACAGGAGTAAAGCATAATACTTTAGCGAATTACAAATTTGTGGTGAATGTATTGAAAAAGGAAGAATTCGCTTATAAGAAAGTGGATGATGTGAAACTTTCTGACGCAAAGATTTTTCTGATAAAACTACAAAGAGATGGTAGAGGATATAGTTCCATTCATTCCATCAGAGGTGTTTTAAGACCTGCTTTTCAAATGGCTGTGGATGATGACTTGATTCTAAAAAATCCATTTGGATTTGAATTAGGTACAGTACTTGTTAATGACAGTCAGAAAAGACACGCTGTTTCTCCGGAAGATGAAACTAAATTTCTTGATTTTGTAAAGAATGGAAGTATATCATCGTATCTACAAAGACAACAAGTGGTACGCGGTTACTTCCAATGGAAGCGGATGTAAAAGAAGCATTTCTTCGAATCTTGAAGAATAGAAGGAAACCAAAACGTGAGCCGATGGTGGATGGATATGGAGGATTTCTGTTTCTGGACAAGAATGGAAGGCCAATGGTTGCACTTCATTGGGAAAAGTACATGCAGCATGCAAGAGAAAAATATAATCGTGAGAATTTGTTGCAATTGCCGCCAGTTACTCCACATATATGCAGGCATACTTATTGTACAAATATGGCCAATTCAGGGATGAACCCAAAGACACTGCAATATCTGATGGGGCATTCAGATGTATCTGTAACACTTAATATTTATACGCATACCGGCTATGATGATGCAAAGAAAGAACTTGCCAGATTAAAAGAAGCAAGGGATGAACTGGAAAAGAAAAAGTTTATAACCCAAAAACATGCACAAACAACTCATGTAAGCCTTATCTCATAAGGAATTAGGGACTTTAAAAATAACCCATTTGTACCACAAATGCCCGAAAAAACATGAGAAAATACAAGAATTTATAAGAAAAAGAACCTTTCAAGTAAAAAATGCACAAAGGCTGAAAAGCCAGTATTTATAAGGCTTTGAGAGGATATGAGGAGATAAAATGGAGAAAATAAAGGTACTATTCATTTGCCACGGCAACATCTGCCGCAGCCCCATGGCTGAATTTGTTTTTAAAGACTTAGTCGCAAAATCCGGCTATGCATCTGACTTTTACATTTCTTCCGCTGCCACCAGCACAGAGGAAATTGGCAACCCGGTTCACCACGGAACAAGAAACAAGCTGGCTCAGTTTCACATTTCCACAGCAGGCAAATATGCTGTTCAAATGAAAAGGTCAGATTACGAAAAATATGATTATCTTATTGGAATGGATGATTGGAATATTAAAAATATAAATAGGATAATCGGACAAGATTCTGAGAATAAAGTATATAAGCTTTTAGATTTTACTAATCATTCAAGAGCCATTGCAGATCCATGGTATACGGGAGATTTTGATAAAACTTATGAGGATATCAAAGAGGGTTGCGAAGCATTTTTGGAATATTTAAAGCATCAAGGTGAAATTTTCTAAAGACAGGTAGGGATAAAAATGAATGAAACAATAGAAAGCGTATTAAAACAACAGGAGTTTTGGGAGAAGCTTACAGAGGAACAGCAAAAGTTGATTCTTAAGGAATCCAGAGTAATAAGTTATGAAACAGGCGAGATTGTTTATTCAGGAGCCAGAGAATGTCTTGGTGGACTTTTGGTTTTAAATGGAAGTCTTAGGACGTATTTATTATCTGATGAAGGGAAAGAAGTCACTATTTATCGTTTACGGGAAGGAGATGTTTGCTTTTTGGCAGCCTCCTGTATTCTTTCTGCAATTACTTTTGATGTGGAAATCGAGGCTCAAGGGTTCACACAGGTACTTCTCATTCCTGCCCGAATTCTTTCTACATTGACAAAGGAAAATATTTATTTGGAAAATTTCATGTATAAAGAAACCGCAAGACGTTTTTCAGACGTAGTAGAAGCTTTACAGCAGCTGATGTTTTTGAGCCTTACACAGAGAATTGCTTCTTTTTTATTAGATGAGGCAGCCAAAAATAAGACATCCAGTATCACCATGACACATGAAGAAATTGCGAAAATTATTGGAAGTGCCAGAGAAGCAGTCAGTCGTATTTTAAAACAGCTTGCAAAACAGGGATATATATCTTTAAACAGAGGCGAAATAAAAATCGAGAAAAGAGAAGAGCTTTATAAACTTCTATAAAAACTTACAGAAAATGATAAAAAGATGAGAGAAAAATGAGAGCTGCGGTGGGAAGAATTTTACATCGCAGCTCTTGCGTTATTAAATTTATAAGCATAATAAGTTAAATTATTTTAACAAAGTTTCCAGCTGTTTTTTAGGAACAGCCCCTACGGATTTGTCAGCGACCTGCCCATTTTTAAACACCAGTACAGTAGGGATATTCATAATACCGTATTGTGCTGCAAGAGAAGGTTCTGCGTCTACATCGATTTTTCCTACTTTGTAGTTTCCATTTGCCTCTTCTGCTAATTCTTCAATAACCGGCGCCAACATTTTACACGGCATGCACCAGCTTGCCCAAAAGTCAACCAGTACCGGTACGTCAGATTGTAATACTTCTTTTGCAAAGTTTTCAGATGTAAATTCCATAGCCATAATAATAGCCTCCTTTAAATATATAATTTTTATTTTTTTGACTTTAAATAATCAACAGCACGTGTTCCTGCAAGTGCACCTTCGTACACAGCTTTTGCAATTTGCAACATGCCTCCGGTACAGTCTCCGGCTGCAAAGAGACCGGGCAGGGGAGTGCTGGTATCTGCTTCAATTAAAATATGATTGTCTTCCATAAAAAGTCCCAATTTTCTGGCGATGTCTGTACTGTCGGCTGTTCCCAGTGCAACGAAGAGACCATCAAGAGGAAAAAGAGTATGATCTTCTAATTGAAGCTGAGAAAGAGAATTTTCTCCTTTTGCAGAGATAATCTTTCTTTTTTCTAATTGAATAGAACCCAGTTCTTCCAAAGAAAAATCCGGTTCTTTTCCATTGGTTAGTATAGTTACCTTTGCTGCGAGAGGTTCTAAAACCTTTGCCTCATGGAGGGCATAAGAGCCATTGCCAAGTACGGCAACCTCCTTTTGCCGATAGAAGAAGCCATCGCATACTGCGCAGTAGCT
The DNA window shown above is from Blautia hansenii DSM 20583 and carries:
- a CDS encoding NAD(P)/FAD-dependent oxidoreductase, whose product is MQQLVIAGAGPAGVSAALYAVRMGFPPLVIHNGYGALEKAEKIENYYGLPSPVSGKELYENGLSQLATLNVPVLKDELLSITYDGEYTIQASEGSYHTQALILATGTKRNTLSLKELKKYEGNGISYCAVCDGFFYRQKEVAVLGNGSYALHEAKVLEPLAAKVTILTNGKEPDFSLEELGSIQLEKRKIISAKGENSLSQLQLEDHTLFPLDGLFVALGTADSTDIARKLGLFMEDNHILIEADTSTPLPGLFAAGDCTGGMLQIAKAVYEGALAGTRAVDYLKSKK
- a CDS encoding AAA family ATPase, whose protein sequence is MEEYTREQIQRADDTDLYVFLSGRGEQFKRCGKEYRWLRHDSVMINKNEWYRFSQNKGGHAIDFMKEFYGLSFAEAVKELLGEEGVGETNRRTDKEDAGRQKVCPIPLPGLELPERNESCEIARKYLIEQRKLSEWLIDQMIAKGDIYESKNYHNVVFVGRDKEQNPRYAAMRGTDENRYRGEARGSEKAYGFGHIGTDEKLFVFESPIDLLSYITAVPEDWGKHSYISLGGLSEKAMKRMYTEYPHIHSIYLCLDNDEPGNERCTQFVSLIPKELSVYRLEPVKKDWNECLVAEVPVENMAKQMCWRDAREKPVPVMKMSEVEETVVQWLWYPFIPFGKVTLIQGNPGKGKTWLAMAIAAYCTNGKELPNALPIEPFNVLYQTAEDGIADTIKPRLAKCGADMTRVRFINEEEKQLSMTDDRIEKAIRQNNVRLMIMDPIQAYLGANVDMNRANEIRPLFRHLSTIAERTGCAIVLIGHLNKSSGSQSDYRSLGSIDIAAAVRSILFVEKVEKEKEQDIRVVYQQKDSLAKKENPVAFSLGEKGLKWLGEYDISIEDLLMGKAGTKKETKLEKAQKLILELLTKRKVMCLEELEAELLAYGISSRTGRDARKQLENRLSYDWCQGRKTVALITE
- the trxA gene encoding thioredoxin, which codes for MAMEFTSENFAKEVLQSDVPVLVDFWASWCMPCKMLAPVIEELAEEANGNYKVGKIDVDAEPSLAAQYGIMNIPTVLVFKNGQVADKSVGAVPKKQLETLLK
- a CDS encoding excisionase codes for the protein MTSYDIPYWKKYTLSIEEAASYFRIGEGKLRKLVSDNPNAEYLLWNGNRV
- a CDS encoding Crp/Fnr family transcriptional regulator, producing the protein MNETIESVLKQQEFWEKLTEEQQKLILKESRVISYETGEIVYSGARECLGGLLVLNGSLRTYLLSDEGKEVTIYRLREGDVCFLAASCILSAITFDVEIEAQGFTQVLLIPARILSTLTKENIYLENFMYKETARRFSDVVEALQQLMFLSLTQRIASFLLDEAAKNKTSSITMTHEEIAKIIGSAREAVSRILKQLAKQGYISLNRGEIKIEKREELYKLL
- the mobQ gene encoding MobQ family relaxase, producing MGCYHFHLNQLSRGKGQSAIASAAYRAGTKLECTYYGEVSDYTRKGGVVLAEIHLPQQAPERFKDRETLWNEVEWIEGNKKAQLAHSFDIALMNEFSMGENIELARRFVEEQLVARGMIADLAIHDPKKAKDKIPNPHMHIMVPIRPLQEDGTWGQKQKKVPVLTPDGQTVLNQKGQPVFRAVHTTDWSRKETLEELRSAWAKMCNELYEEKGLTERVDARSYEERGIDKIPMVHEGPNVQAMEARGISTALGSLNRLIRALNDMKERAKNLLQWSLFRESQLMERMVFLHQPTLADYLRNYCDKRNAVAESYAYGTQKAKNTNLKQFAETIRFLEEQDVRTPEQLTEKIQELDTQLKEVSQRLNQQLSALRSVNSNLYAMKEYFETRPVYLELKNKYFGREKFKEEHKKELSGYYRSERILKENLDPSGKIPEGQWKREAARLSEEIAALRKEDKRIYAMLRKYEEVKNHVEALMAEEGEGVSLPETNKREQSTETKEAVRTMKRKKKHHGMEL
- a CDS encoding low molecular weight protein-tyrosine-phosphatase produces the protein MEKIKVLFICHGNICRSPMAEFVFKDLVAKSGYASDFYISSAATSTEEIGNPVHHGTRNKLAQFHISTAGKYAVQMKRSDYEKYDYLIGMDDWNIKNINRIIGQDSENKVYKLLDFTNHSRAIADPWYTGDFDKTYEDIKEGCEAFLEYLKHQGEIF